Genomic DNA from Streptomyces sp. PCS3-D2:
AGCTGGGAGACGGACACCGCGGTGACGGTGCCGACGATCGTCAGCAGCACCAGGCGGGGCCGCACCGTGCCGGTCACCTCTTCGCAGACGAACAGCAGCCCGCCCAGCGGGGCGGTGAAGGCCACCGCAAGACCGGCCCCGCCCAGCGCGGTGTGGAGCATGCGGGCGTCGCCGGCGTCCAGCCGGCCGCGGCGGCCCGCCACGGCTCCGATGGCGGCACCCATGTGGACGATCGGTCCCTCCCGGCCCAGGACCAGGCCCGAGCCGATCCCGACGACTCCGCCCGCGAACTTCGCGGGTAGCAGCCGGGCCGGGTGGCCCTGGGACTCCCCCCGCCACACGGCCTCCACGTGCTGGATGCCGCTGCCCGCGGCGTGCGGTACCCGCAGGGCGATCGCACAGGCCGCCGCCGCGCCCGCCGCGGTGAGGGCGACGGGGATCAACCGGCCGGCCCCGCCCAGTGCGGCGGCCTCCTCCACGACCGAGGTGCGCAGCAGGTCGGCGTGTTCCAGGCACCACCGGAACGCGCCGCCGACCAGCCCGACCAGACCCCCCGCCAGCGCCGCCACCAGGAAGGCGCGGCCGTCTCCCCACCTCCGCCCGGATGCCATGGCTCAGTGCTGGGGCAGGTGGGTCTTGGCGTCCTCGTACGTCGCCCCGCCGGGTGCGGGGGCCACGGCGTAGAAGAGGTTCAGCACACCGGTGCGGAAGGTCTCGGCGGACACCAGCTCCAGCGGCACCGCTGTGGGCTCCCGGTCGAACAGGCGCATGCCGCCGCGCACGGCGATCGGGTGCAGCAGGAGGTTCAGTTCGTCCAACAGCCCGGCGGCGATCAGCTGGCGCACGACGGAGACCGAGCCGCTGATCCATACCGGCGTGTCCGCCCCCGGCTGCTCCTTCAGGGCGGCGACGGCGGGGGCGAGGGCGCCGCCGAGCTGTTCGCAGTTGCGCCAGGTGAAGTCGAGCCGGCTGTTCGACACCACGATCTTGCGCGCGTCACCCAGCACCTTGGCGAACGGCGCGTCCCCCCCGCCCTCCGCCTCCCGCTGCGGCCAGGCGCCCGCGAAGCTGTCGTACGTCCTGCGCCCGAGCAGCAGGGTGTCGGCCCGGCCCAGGGTGGCATCCACGGCGGCGCCCATCTCGTCGTTGAAGTAGGGGAAGTGCCAGCGGTCGGGCGCCTCGACGACACCGTCGAGCGAAATGAACAACTGCGCCTTGATCTTCCTCATGCCGGTCTCCGGGAGCTGGTGGTCGGTCCGTCCGCGTACGGGCCCATCCAAGGGCACGCGGGGGTCTGTACCCGGTGCATTCACCCGCACGGCGGCTGCGTCGACCGCTTGCGGACCCCGCCGACGGCGTGCGACTGCGGATCGGCGGCCGGGAACTGCAACCCGATCGGCCCCTCGGCCGGAAGTGGGGATGAGGGGCCGCCGCCGCGGACCCCCCGGGCACGGACGCTGTTCGCCCGACCTCCACCCATCACGGCCAAGGACTCTCGTTGAGAAAGACACCGCGCGCAAAGGCATCGCGCCGGGCCCGCTGGATCGTTCCGCTCGCCCTGCTGGTCGTATGGCTCGGCATCGGTGGAACGCTGGGACCGTACGCGGGCAAGCTCCGCGAGGTCGCCACGAACGACCAGGCGGCGTTCCTGCCGCGCAGCGCCGAGTCGACGCGGGTCCTCGAAGCCCGCGGGGCCTTCGAGGAAGCGCAGTCCGTACCCGCCGTCGTGGTGTGGACGGCGAACGGGCCCCGGGTGACCGTCGGGCAGCAGGAGGCGGCCGCTCGGGCGGTCGGGGACCTCGTGGGACGGCCCGGGATCGCCACCACGCCCTCACCGCCCGTCGTCTCCGCCGACGGGCGGGCCCTGCAGGCCGTCGTACCGCTCGCGCCCGACCTCGGCGAGGAGCTCCCGGCGGTCCTGGACGAGGTGCGGCAGGCGGCGCAGCGGGTGCCGGGCACCTCGGTCGGGATCGCCGGTCCGGCGGCCACCCAGGCGGACCTGTCCGAGGCGTTCGCGGGGATCGACGGGCTGCTGTTGGGAGTGGCCCTGGGAGCGGTCCTGCTGATCCTGCTGCTGGTCTACCGCAGTGTGCTGCTGCCCCTGGTGATCATCATCAGCGCGGTGTTCGCGCTGGGCCTGGCCTGCGCGGTGGTCTACGCGCTGGCGGCCCGGGGCGCCGTCCGCGTGGACGGCCAGGTGCAGGGAATCCTGTCGATCCTCGTGATCGGCGCCTCGACCGACTACGCCCTGCTGGTCGCCGCGCGCTTCCGGGAGGAGCTCGCCGTACGCGGCGACCGGGCGCACGCCGCGGCGGCAGCCGTGCGCCGGTCGGCCGGAGCGGTCACCGCCAGTGCGGCGACCGTGGCCCTGGGACTGCTGGCCCTGCTGGCGAGCGACCTGACGAACAACCGGGCACTCGGGCCCGTCGGCGCCATCGGGATCGTCTGCGCGGTGCTGAGCTCGCTGACCTTCCTGCCGGCCGTCCTGGTCCTGCTGGGCCGCACCGCGTACTGGCCGGCCATGCCCGGCCCGGCCGATGCCTCGGCCGAGGGGCACCGCGTGTGGCGCCGGATCGCCGCCCTGATCGACCGCTCTCCCCGCCGCGTGTGGGTCTCCACCTCCGTCCTGCTGGTGGTGCTGGCCGGCTTCTCCCCCGCGCTGTCCGCCAAGGGCGTGCCACTGGACGAGATCTTCGTGAACGACGCGCCCTCGGTGGGCGCCCAGCAGACGCTGGCCCGGCACTTCCCCGGCGGCTCGGGCAATCCCGCCGTCGTCATCGTGAACGCCGACCGGGCCGCCGAGGTACGGGTGGCCGCCGAAGGCACCGACGGGGTCGCCTCGGTCGCACCCTTCACCGCGGGTGGCGGCAGGCCGGGCCCGGGGGCTCCGCTCGTCGTGGACGGCCGCGTCCGTCTGGATGCCACGCTGGACGCGGCGACCGACAGCGACGCCGCCAAGAGGACGGTCCAGCGGCTGCGGGAGCGCGTGCACGCGGTGCCGGAGGCCGACGCGCTCGTCGGGGGCTACACCGCCCAGCAGTTCGACACCCAGCAGACCTCGGCCCGTGACCGCGCCGTCATCGTCCCGGTCGTCCTCGGCATCATCCTGCTCATCCTCGTCGCGCTCCTGCGCTCCGTGCTCGTGCCCGTCCTGCTGGTGGCGACGGTCGCACTGAACTTCCTCGCCACCCTGGGGGTGTCCGCGCTCGTCTTCGGACACCTGCTGGGCTTCAGCGGCACGGACGCCTCCGTACCGCTGTACGGATTCGTGTTCCTGGTCGCCCTCGGCGTCGACTACAACATCTTCCTGATGTCCCGCGTACGCGAGGAGAGCCTCGCGCTGGGGACCCGTGCGGGCGTGCTGCGGGGGCTCGTCACCACGGGCGGGGTCATCACCTCCGCCGGGGTGGTCCTCGCCGCGACCTTCGCCGCGCTGATGGTGATTCCGCTGGCCTTCCTCGTCCAGATCGCCTTCATCGTCGCCTTCGGCGTCCTGCTGGACACCCTCGTCGTGCGGTCTCTGCTGGTACCGGCCCTCATCATCGACATCGGCCCGCGCGTCTGGTGGCCCGGTGCGCTGGCCCGCCCGGGCACGCGGGTCGGCCCGCGGACCGCACCGGCGGCGCGGACCGGGTGATCACCACTGCGGCCCCGGCGCGCCGGTCGCGTTCCCGTCGGCTCGCACCGGACCGAACGGACCGTCGCCCCCGGGGAGGCCGCCGGGGAACGGGGCGATACCGAGGAGCGCCGCGGTGGCTTCGGCCGTGATCCGGTGCCACAGGCCGGCGTTGCCGATCATGGCGTGGCCGCCGCGGGGCATCCTGATGCCGCGGACCCGGGCTTCGGCCTTCCGGGCGCGTTCGAGGTAGGCCCAGGTGTCCGCCGCCCGGGTGACACGGTCGTGTTCGTCATGGAGGGCGACAACCGTGCGAGCGCGCAGATGGGCGGCCGGTTCGGCCGGCGGGCACCACGGAGCGAGCGCCACGACCCCCTCGACCTGGGGATCGTCTGCGGCACGCAAGGCCGCACGCCCGCCCATGGAGTGCCCCACGAGGACGACGGGAACCGGTCCGGCGACGGCACGGAGCTCCTCCAGGGCGCGTCGGACGTCGGCGACCGGATGCGCGTGGTGGCCGTTCCAGCCCCGGTGCCGGTAGCGGACGTGTGCGACGAACACGCCGGCGTGGGCGGTGGCGCGCGTGACGGCCGTCGCAAAGGGTCGCATGCGCAGGGCCGGCAGGTTCAGCAGGGGCGGCGGCCGCAGGGCGTCCGCCCGACCGCCGTGCAGCAGCAGGACGGCCGCGGGCACCCCTTGGGACAGCCGGTGGGCGGGGGCGGGGATCAGGGCGGCCGGTACGGGCCGATCCCGGTGGGCGCCCCCTCCGGGGTGGTCGGCGGCCTCGGGCGAAGGGTCCACACGTCACCTCCTGGGCTTCGAGGGGTGGTGGCGGGGCGGGAGCGGAAGGAATCCGCTGGTGCGGGCGGCGTACTCAGCGTAACCGGGGCGGTCGGCCATGTGTCTCTCCAGCAGTCGCTTGCCGCTGCCGACCGTCAGCAGGGCCGTCATGAGGACCGGGGAAACCAGGCTCAGCAGCGCCGAGGACACGCTGGTGCAGGCGAACAGGTACAGGCCCCACCAGACGAGGCTGTCGCCGAAGTAGTTGGGATGGCGGGTCCAGCCCCACAGTCCCCGGTCCATGATGCGGCCCCGGTTGGCCGGGTCCTCCTTGAACCGGGCCAGCTGGTGGTCGCCCACGGCCTCGAAGCACAGTCCTGCGGCCCACAGGGCCAGTCCGAGTGCGCCGAGCACGCCCACCGGGGCCGCCGCGTACGAGGCGGCCTGGACGGGCAGGGAGACGAGCCAGACCAGCGCGGCCTGGAGGAGGTACACGGTGCGCAGGGCGTACCAGGTCCGGTTTCCGGGTGCCTTGTCCAGGAGCGCGGTGTAGCGCGGGTCCTCCCCGTGGCCGCGGGCGCGCCGTGCGATGTGCGCCGACAGCCGCAGCCCCCACAGGATGGTTGCCGCGGCGACGAGCAGCCGTCTGACGGGGTCTCCCTGCCCGGCGGAGAGGACGTAGGTCGCGACGGCGACGGCGCTGAAGGCGACACCCCAGGCGACGTCGACGACGCGGTGCAGGCGCAGGCGTGTTCCGACGGCGAACGCGACGAGCAGTACGGCCGCCGAGACGGCTGCCGCGACCGCCAGGTTGGTGCCGAACGGGCCCCAGGCGGTGCCGTTCACGGCCCCTCCCCGGCGGCGGACGCCCCGGCGGGCCCGACGGCCCTCACCGGAAGGTCCCGTCGGTCAGGACGATCTGGCGGACGTCCAGGTAGCGGGAGCGGAAGCCGGCTTCCGAGTAGGCCAGGTAGAAGTCCCACAGCCGCTGGAAGACGGTGTCGAAGCCGAGTTCGGCGACGGTCGCCTGGTTCGCAGTGAACCGTTCCCGCCACAGCCGCAGGGTCTGCGCGTAGTGCTCGGCGAAGCCCATATCGGACTCGGTGCGCAGGCCTGCCGCCGCCGCGTGCTCGGTGATGGCGCGGCGGGAGGGGATCAGGCCGCCGGGGAAGACGTACTTGCTGATCCAGGTGTGGGTGGCCGCGGTGTTCAGCATCTGCCGGTGGCCCATGGTGATGGCCTGGAGGGCGACGCGGCCGCCGGGATGGAGCGCGGCCCGCAGGGCGGCGAAGTAGGAGGGCCAGTACTCGGCGCCGACCGCTTCGATCATCTCGACGCTGACCACGGCGTCGTAGCGGCCCTCCACGTCACGGTAGTCGCACAGCCGGACCTCGACGCGGTCGCCGAGCCCGGCGGCGTCGATCCGGGCGCGGGCGAGGGCGGCCTGTTCGGCGGACAGGGTGAGGGTGGTGACGCGGGCACCGCGGGCCGCCGCGCGCAGCGCGAGCTCTCCCCAGCCGGTGCCGATCTCCAGCAGCTCGGTACCGTCCGTGACGTGGGCGAGGTCCAGGAGTCGGTCGATCTTGCGGTGCTGGGCGGCAGGGAGGTCCTCGTAGCGCGCGGGGAAAGCGGTGAACACGGCGGAGGAGTAGGTGAGGGTCGGATCGAGGAAGGCGGCGAAGAGGTCGTTGGACAGGTCGTAGTGGCGGTGGATGTTCTCGCGTGCGCCGCGCCGGGTGTTGCGGTCGCGGCCTGGGCGGTGGGACACCCACAGCGGGCGGAGGCCGCGCAGCGGGGCCGGGACCAATTCGTCGACGTGGGTGGCGAGGACGGTCAGCAGGCCGGGCAGGTCGTCGCTGTCCCATTCGCCGGCCATGTACGACTCCCCGAAGCCGATCAGGCCGGCGTGCCCGATGCGCTGGAAGAAGGCGTCCGGGTCGTGGAGGGTGATGTCCGGCCGGGGGCCGGTAGCGGCGTCGGTTCCGGTGCCGTCGCGTACCTCCAGGGGGAGCCGCTTGAGAGCCCGGCCGACCAGGTGTGCGGCGACGGCGGTCCGGGCCGGACCGGCGGCCGGCAGCCGTGCCACGTCCGGCCAGCGTGCGGGGTCCGCGCCCCGGCCGGCAGCGGGGGTGCGGCCGGGCATACGCCGCTGCTCCGGCATCAGCGGCGGACGGCCGGACGGTGGTGCCTGGTGGTCGGGCGTGATGGCCGGGCGGGTCACGGGACCATTCCCTTCTGCGGTATGTGCCGGGGGCGGGGTTGTAGGGGCAGGCCGCGCAGGAGCAGGCGGATCCCGTGGAAGCGGATCCCGGCCCAGACTGCGGCGGTGGACCAGGGCCTGCGGGCGGCGGCCCGCAGCAGGGCGCGGGGCGTGGCGGGGCGGGCACGGCCCCGTACGGTCGCGGTGAACGGGCGGCCGGCCTCGGTGTGGAGGTGCACCGTCAGGTCGAGGCGTTCCCCGGGGCACGGCAGGCGCATCCGGTAGTGGCCCTCGATCGGGAAGAACGGCGAGACGTAGAACCGCTTCTCGGCCCTGGCCCGGCCGCCGGCGTCCGGATGGAGGAGGTAGCAGTGCCGCT
This window encodes:
- a CDS encoding dihydrofolate reductase family protein, whose translation is MRKIKAQLFISLDGVVEAPDRWHFPYFNDEMGAAVDATLGRADTLLLGRRTYDSFAGAWPQREAEGGGDAPFAKVLGDARKIVVSNSRLDFTWRNCEQLGGALAPAVAALKEQPGADTPVWISGSVSVVRQLIAAGLLDELNLLLHPIAVRGGMRLFDREPTAVPLELVSAETFRTGVLNLFYAVAPAPGGATYEDAKTHLPQH
- a CDS encoding MMPL family transporter; this encodes MRKTPRAKASRRARWIVPLALLVVWLGIGGTLGPYAGKLREVATNDQAAFLPRSAESTRVLEARGAFEEAQSVPAVVVWTANGPRVTVGQQEAAARAVGDLVGRPGIATTPSPPVVSADGRALQAVVPLAPDLGEELPAVLDEVRQAAQRVPGTSVGIAGPAATQADLSEAFAGIDGLLLGVALGAVLLILLLVYRSVLLPLVIIISAVFALGLACAVVYALAARGAVRVDGQVQGILSILVIGASTDYALLVAARFREELAVRGDRAHAAAAAVRRSAGAVTASAATVALGLLALLASDLTNNRALGPVGAIGIVCAVLSSLTFLPAVLVLLGRTAYWPAMPGPADASAEGHRVWRRIAALIDRSPRRVWVSTSVLLVVLAGFSPALSAKGVPLDEIFVNDAPSVGAQQTLARHFPGGSGNPAVVIVNADRAAEVRVAAEGTDGVASVAPFTAGGGRPGPGAPLVVDGRVRLDATLDAATDSDAAKRTVQRLRERVHAVPEADALVGGYTAQQFDTQQTSARDRAVIVPVVLGIILLILVALLRSVLVPVLLVATVALNFLATLGVSALVFGHLLGFSGTDASVPLYGFVFLVALGVDYNIFLMSRVREESLALGTRAGVLRGLVTTGGVITSAGVVLAATFAALMVIPLAFLVQIAFIVAFGVLLDTLVVRSLLVPALIIDIGPRVWWPGALARPGTRVGPRTAPAARTG
- a CDS encoding alpha/beta hydrolase gives rise to the protein MIPAPAHRLSQGVPAAVLLLHGGRADALRPPPLLNLPALRMRPFATAVTRATAHAGVFVAHVRYRHRGWNGHHAHPVADVRRALEELRAVAGPVPVVLVGHSMGGRAALRAADDPQVEGVVALAPWCPPAEPAAHLRARTVVALHDEHDRVTRAADTWAYLERARKAEARVRGIRMPRGGHAMIGNAGLWHRITAEATAALLGIAPFPGGLPGGDGPFGPVRADGNATGAPGPQW
- a CDS encoding DUF1295 domain-containing protein, which produces MNGTAWGPFGTNLAVAAAVSAAVLLVAFAVGTRLRLHRVVDVAWGVAFSAVAVATYVLSAGQGDPVRRLLVAAATILWGLRLSAHIARRARGHGEDPRYTALLDKAPGNRTWYALRTVYLLQAALVWLVSLPVQAASYAAAPVGVLGALGLALWAAGLCFEAVGDHQLARFKEDPANRGRIMDRGLWGWTRHPNYFGDSLVWWGLYLFACTSVSSALLSLVSPVLMTALLTVGSGKRLLERHMADRPGYAEYAARTSGFLPLPPRHHPSKPRR
- a CDS encoding class I SAM-dependent methyltransferase produces the protein MTRPAITPDHQAPPSGRPPLMPEQRRMPGRTPAAGRGADPARWPDVARLPAAGPARTAVAAHLVGRALKRLPLEVRDGTGTDAATGPRPDITLHDPDAFFQRIGHAGLIGFGESYMAGEWDSDDLPGLLTVLATHVDELVPAPLRGLRPLWVSHRPGRDRNTRRGARENIHRHYDLSNDLFAAFLDPTLTYSSAVFTAFPARYEDLPAAQHRKIDRLLDLAHVTDGTELLEIGTGWGELALRAAARGARVTTLTLSAEQAALARARIDAAGLGDRVEVRLCDYRDVEGRYDAVVSVEMIEAVGAEYWPSYFAALRAALHPGGRVALQAITMGHRQMLNTAATHTWISKYVFPGGLIPSRRAITEHAAAAGLRTESDMGFAEHYAQTLRLWRERFTANQATVAELGFDTVFQRLWDFYLAYSEAGFRSRYLDVRQIVLTDGTFR